A window of Torulaspora globosa chromosome 8, complete sequence contains these coding sequences:
- a CDS encoding uncharacterized protein (ancestral locus Anc_5.681), with protein MSTVTASITDCGGSSATSKSKRTVKARTRQFTSAFLYNVPPSALTGEKSNNCKQCKLFQGTVFVEELLNVNEVGSVDHVPSYQFRFGWRPDKLFCETEIIDNIHKMNEVIKTWGDCFRVMMQCSMNRYVLLELKFRDFDQERGFRDLVCRINDEFEILAELMWD; from the coding sequence ATGTCTACGGTTACAGCCTCAATTACAGATTGCGGAGGATCTTCTGCGACTAGCAAATCGAAGAGAACCGTGAAGGCACGAACTCGACAGTTCACGTCAGCATTCTTGTACAATGTCCCTCCGTCAGCCTTGACCGGTGAGAAATCCAATAACTGCAAACAATGTAAGTTGTTTCAAGGCACAGTGTTTGTAGAGGAATTGTTAAACGTGAACGAAGTCGGTAGTGTAGACCATGTACCCAGTTATCAGTTCAGGTTTGGCTGGCGACCAGACAAACTATTTTGCGAGACGGAGATTATTGATAACATTCACAAGATGAACGAGGTCATCAAGACCTGGGGCGACTGTTTCAGGGTCATGATGCAGTGCTCAATGAACCGATATGTACTTCTAGAATTAAAATTTAGGGACTTTGACCAGGAAAGAGgatttcgagatcttgTTTGTAGGATAAACGACGAGTTTGAAATTCTTGCTGAGTTAATGTGGGATTGA
- the HBS1 gene encoding ribosome dissociation factor GTPase HBS1 (ancestral locus Anc_5.680) — protein sequence MPSYADDDDAIDYENEMPDFQDEAEFDDYLNDEEFDLMNELFPKAKKEMQEYQGWDNLAVKLAIFDADFNLDEALTELRKAYKKKKKQPIAAAQPLNPPNGMYFAWRFEHFIIA from the coding sequence ATGCCATCCTAcgctgatgatgatgatgcCATTGATTATGAAAATGAAATGCCTGATTTCCAGGATGAGGCTGAATTCGATGACTATTtaaatgatgaagagtttgatTTAATGAATGAGTTATTCCCTAAGGCCAAAAAGGAGATGCAAGAGTACCAAGGTTGGGATAACCTTGCTGTGAAACTGGCGATATTCGATGCGGATTTTAATCTTGATGAAGCCCTTACTGAGTTGAGGAAAGCgtacaagaagaagaagaagcagccaATAGCTGCAGCGCAACCGTTAAACCCCCCAAATGGTATGTATTTTGCTTGGAGATTCGAACATTTTATCATCGCATAG
- the UFE1 gene encoding Ufe1p (ancestral locus Anc_5.679), whose translation MANLTSLFREYVKIIEENDDRQAVAPEHKVWRVKQYEIRDSFMKECFQLLQLLLELRKVLKIAEPQYMGDKDMTEEEKDDFDTEFRLQLHQYVQKFKLLEKYEQQRQQLVAEKILEHNTHTFHLFKSGLDDDEMALYHASNNEFRSGVLRSLSMLLNVVSSLFSSMQQERLATQRKFEAFDLNSRPDQLNEVVSISSVSQSKAVESAQEELKIYEDTLSKLTQEQVQMLETEHEGLLAQKDEQLKKIEMINRTILDIVSLQSDISSNLQAQSQNINSILDSQDDIDINIKEGNKQLTRAKRSASRAARMTVVIAIILGVLILFLDYVG comes from the coding sequence ATGGCCAATTTGACGTCTTTGTTTCGAGAATATGTGAAGATTATCGAGGAAAATGATGATCGACAAGCAGTAGCGCCGGAGCATAAGGTTTGGCGTGTGAAGCAGTACGAGATAAGGGATTCGTTCATGAAAGAGTGTTTTCAGTTATTACAGCTGCTTTTGGAATTGCGTAAAGTGCTGAAGATTGCGGAACCACAATATATGGGTGACAAGGATATGacagaggaagagaaagacgATTTTGACACGGAGTTTAGGCTGCAATTGCATCAGTACGTTCAAAAGttcaaactgctggagAAATATGAGCAGCAACGACAGCAGTTGGTGgctgaaaagatcttgGAACATAATACTCACACcttccatcttttcaagagtGGCttggatgacgatgagatggcCCTGTATCATGCTTCCAACAATGAATTCAGATCCGGTGTGCTGAGGTCACTCAGTATGCTGCTGAACGTGGTTTCTTCGCTGTTCTCCTCGATGCAGCAAGAAAGGCTGGCGACGCAACGGAAGTTTGAAGCTTTCGATCTCAACTCGAGGCCTGATCAGCTCAATGAAGTAGTAAGCATTTCGTCTGTATCGCAAAGCAAAGCTGTGGAATCAGCGCAGGAAGAGCTTAAGATTTACGAGGATACATTGTCGAAGCTGACCCAAGAGCAGGTTCAGATGCTCGAGACTGAGCACGAAGGGCTTTTGGCTCAAAAGGATGAGCAACTAAAAAAGATAGAAATGATCAACAGGACGATTCTGGATATCGTGTCGCTTCAGAGTGATATTTCATCGAACCTTCAAGCACAATCGCAGAATATTAACAGCATACTGGATAGCCAAGACGACATAGATATCAATATAAAGGAGGGGAACAAGCAGCTAACGAGGGCTAAGCGATCGGCTAGCCGCGCCGCTAGAATGACAGTCGTCATTGCGATCATACTTGGAGTGTTGATACTTTTTCTTGACTATGTAGGATAA
- the CDC21 gene encoding thymidylate synthase (ancestral locus Anc_5.678) — protein sequence MTAQETEKRGAAASNLEEQQYLGLCKKIIEEGEFRPDRTGTGTLSLFAPPQLRFDLAGDVFPLLTTKKVFTKGIILELLWFISGCTDGKKLSEQGVRIWEGNGSREYLDKLGLHDRREGDLGPVYGFQWRHFGADYKTCDDNYEGQGFDQLADLIKKLKTNPYDRRIILSAWNPPDFPLMALPPCHVFSQFYASFPQDGGKPRLSCLLYQRSCDMGLGVPFNIASYALLTRMIAHVCDMEPGEFIHTMGDAHVYKDHVDALKEQMGRTPNEFPKLRIKRKVDNIDDFKYEDFEIVDYHPHGKIQMKMSV from the coding sequence ATGACGGCTCAAGAGACTGAAAAGCGTGGAGCAGCTGCTTCCAACTTGGAAGAACAGCAATACCTTGGACtctgcaagaagatcattgAGGAGGGCGAGTTTAGGCCTGACAGGACTGGCACGGGTACTCTCAGTCTATTTGCACCTCCGCAGTTGCGCTTTGATTTAGCTGGTGATGTGTTTCCGCTACTTACGACTAAGAAAGTGTTCACTAAAGGCATCATTTTGGAACTACTATGGTTCATCTCAGGTTGCACCGATGGTAAAAAACTGTCTGAACAGGGCGTGAGGATATGGGAGGGCAACGGATCCAGAGAGTATCTCGACAAGCTAGGGCTGCATGACAGACGTGAGGGGGACTTAGGACCGGTGTATGGCTTCCAATGGAGACATTTTGGAGCCGACTATAAGACATGCGATGACAACTATGAGGGACAGGGGTTTGATCAGTTGGCTGATCTCATTAAAAAGCTCAAGACTAATCCTTACGATAGGAGGATCATTTTAAGTGCATGGAATCCTCCAGATTTCCCGTTGATGGCCCTGCCGCCCTGTCACGTATTTTCTCAGTTCTACGCCAGTTTCCCTCAAGATGGCGGCAAGCCAAGACTTTCATGCTTATTGTACCAGAGATCTTGTGATATGGGATTGGGAGTACCTTTCAACATTGCCTCGTACGCTTTGCTTACCAGGATGATAGCACATGTTTGCGACATGGAACCTGGTGAGTTTATCCACACGATGGGTGATGCCCATGTCTACAAAGACCACGTTGATGCATTGAAGGAACAGATGGGCAGGACACCGAATGAATTCCCCAAATTAAGGATAAAGAGGAAGGTGGACAACATTGACGATTTCAAATATGAAGACTTCGAGATAGTGGACTATCACCCACACGGTAAGATCCAAATGAAAATGAGCGTTTAA
- the SGO1 gene encoding Sgo1p (ancestral locus Anc_5.677) encodes MARTLRRKTKDNGDGGKVEGAGEMTVAANNGESIPQIQELQNLMDFQKNKVEAIKASYSQQNTQLARANSSLMVKLSEIENKISELVQENVTLRSKVSIGEMNYKRRLSEQLDVLESGISHRVEEIFLMFDSVRAKEGLTCSDKSGQLRSILRKRRSLGSSQGDNKSANSIQFLDAANQVIGAPELEASASNGDSAANQEENAARRKRRKSSRRESIFLPEDFELPSQEPVSNPSEGGVDEENGENDHGGMELLSIIDGLNEQEAGQAILQPTNDIELPSEHNEQNAHADGSFSFTNSIIDYSIPEETAPSATTNTEQSSSSKIEVFRDEPESKSSSQNGEDRKEQTFVPLSSQSKAKHSRRAPTARSRKSMVDEVMPTTNNGNAACDIEFTRIRRTRGKAIDYKLPSLRAKMRRPTEKLVDATTFTNIHELQVTNARRSYKKSSNRKGASATTAAALKETVIAGDAWHKDARDQSRKDKEAGKLEQEHNCNQPSSKGPLPERVGVQREKATTECQPILKDITNRPKISKTRKLLKSAIINDICDNNVGMSDDTTDSLGSNGSSFRLNEEDLSVFDLIGSDKAKPTNKTYRAKSRKLITK; translated from the coding sequence ATGGCGAGGacattgagaagaaaaacaaaAGATAATGGTGACGGCGGCAAAGTTGAGGGAGCTGGCGAGATGACGGTAGCCGCGAACAATGGCGAGAGTATTCCTCAGATTCAGGAACTGCAAAATCTGATGGACTTCCAGAAGAATAAGGTGGAAGCAATTAAAGCGAGTTATTCGCAGCAGAACACGCAGCTAGCGAGGGCCAATTCTTCGCTGATGGTGAAGCTTAGTGAGATTGAAAACAAGATAAGCGAGTTGGTTCAGGAAAATGTGACACTTCGATCCAAGGTGTCAATTGGAGAGATGAATTACAAGAGAAGACTGAGTGAACAGTTGGATGTTCTGGAAAGTGGGATATCGCATAGAGTTGAGGAGATTTTTCTTATGTTTGACAGTGTTAGGGCCAAGGAAGGTCTCACTTGTTCCGATAAATCTGGCCAATTGAGGTCTATACTGCGAAAAAGACGAAGCCTGGGCTCGTCGCAAGGAGACAATAAGTCAGCTAATAGCATTCAGTTTTTAGACGCGGCTAATCAAGTGATTGGCGCACCTGAGCTGGAAGCGTCTGCAAGCAATGGCGACAGTGCTGctaatcaagaagaaaacgcTGCAAGGAGGAAAAGGCGAAAGAGCTCGAGGAGAGAATCGATATTTTTACCGGAAGACTTCGAACTGCCGAGCCAGGAACCCGTTTCAAATCCATCTGAAGGCGGGGTTGATGAGGAGAATGGTGAGAATGACCATGGTGGAATGGAGCTACTGTCAATAATTGACGGCCTTAATGAGCAGGAAGCTGGTCAAGCTATTCTACAGCCAACCAACGACATAGAGCTTCCATCGGAACACAACGAACAGAATGCCCACGCAGATGGCTCCTTCAGCTTTACTAACTCCATCATCGATTACTCGATACCGGAGGAGACTGCACCATCAGCCACCACGAACACCGAAcaatcttcatcatctaAAATAGAGGTGTTCAGAGATGAACCAGAGTCGAAGTCGTCATCACAGAATGGGGAGGACAGGAAAGAGCAAACCTTCGTACCTTTGTCCTCCCAAAGCAAGGCGAAGCATTCGAGAAGGGCTCCTACCGCAAGATCTCGGAAGAGCATGGTTGATGAGGTAATGCCTACTACAAATAATGGAAACGCAGCTTGCGATATTGAATTCACCAGAATAAGAAGGACACGAGGAAAGGCGATTGATTATAAGCTACCTTCGCTAAGGGCTAAGATGAGACGACCCACCGAAAAGCTTGTCGATGCAACCACATTCACAAACATCCACGAGCTTCAAGTAACGAACGCCAGAAGAAGCTATAAGAAAAGCTCTAACAGGAAGGGTGCTAGCGCTACTACCGCCGCAGCACTGAAAGAGACAGTCATAGCTGGTGATGCATGGCACAAAGACGCCCGCGATCAGTCTCGAAAGGATAAAGAAGCAGGGAAATTAGAACAGGAGCACAATTGCAATCAGCCAAGCTCCAAAGGTCCGCTTCCTGAACGTGTAGGTGTCCAGAGAGAGAAAGCAACGACTGAATGCCAACCTATTCTGAAGGATATTACAAACCGGCCCAAAATCAGCAAGACGAGAaaactgttgaaaagcgCCATAATCAATGATATCTGCGACAATAATGTAGGCATGAGCGATGATACAACAGACTCGTTAGGCAGTAATGGATCGAGTTTCCGACtcaatgaagaagatttaTCCGTATTTGACTTGATTGGATCTGATAAGGCAAAACCTACAAACAAGACTTATAGAGCTAAATCAAGAAAACTAATAACCAAGTGA
- the DAD2 gene encoding Dad2p (ancestral locus Anc_5.676) — protein MSMESQIALKKRELEALKRITSLTDEMKQQLDGLAGQVRQMESNAETVSEVMRNWNSIMRSISQAGLSLLQYAEGDYEVGAWAPEARENDGSQSREPTRTTPLPETLVRIRVDETEN, from the coding sequence ATGTCGATGGAAAGTCAGATTGCCTTAAAGAAGAGGGAGCTCGAAGCTCTGAAGCGAATCACGTCGTTGACCGATGAGATGAAACAACAATTGGATGGATTGGCCGGCCAAGTTCGTCAAATGGAGAGTAATGCTGAGACGGTATCGGAGGTCATGAGAAACTGGAATTCAATCATGAGGTCTATATCGCAAGCAGGATTGAGTCTTTTACAGTACGCCGAGGGTGACTACGAAGTTGGTGCCTGGGCTCCAGAGGCTAGGGAAAACGACGGCTCGCAGAGTAGAGAGCCTACGAGAACGACTCCGTTGCCGGAGACTTTGGTGAGGATCAGGGTGGATGAGACGGAGAATTAG
- the NUP133 gene encoding Nup133p (ancestral locus Anc_5.675): protein MSAGRPLFQLRKEIDTSAALPENDVEADDSTNSVLNNASTSGYYSSLMESSNECHHSQGRFNNERILTENDKYVVKRLAPDLSSRPLEGDKIEGVVDTFLGKALVGDVNNLYIWDYHSTQKHVNVSRIPLHQEHEVLNVAPKCLFTRPSAIDESTQMLIDGSAGSSGGVCIIHRKNSEFIYYEDIESINNLHLQLSKNKAHSLNLHLKDGETVTIATNCEPAGIVIATSFGRVLFATIRDSSGKPKVQLKQQLIKSQRGLLFRSFSRYKEVISVKNGPIVGRGERLIYVVTKEGNFQTWHLSVGINCFRRVEVNVFQQILDSLQDLYPFAHGTLQILDSHPLFADLASAHLILSSIQNDKETYYILTTILLDEKTKSFTIFSTYRLNTYVLPFDDSHKPQLYVPSSLEAETRPTTTVFILFSDAVVLTQVSSNLDSTYSFRRKWEDIISFRSDVKIIGSGFNSESLYLMDNQISVFEISLIDKGETANSDDIGFIKSHIDQAVYFSKVYSSPIEFNLPKELTLENEEVEKDLRSSGNEIFFSTGKYIPPMLNTLGQHLRLRMELYDNLLNFVSDNFNYKISPFTKLDLLERYEIMKCCYSLLEILERSSDLAGIWSYILSGCENGLKMEDLVRNHLDKFPHLFTEFLSEVATRSASLASDTFRVETALFLSNCFYDAVLDQGERVLRYGTLNLDPLELNRELPWFSNLRILKAVNSIFFDFKFSLTTVTEKEEQWLIVMIKILYYCFHQANLWFNESENRKESPLYNEIQVLYESNHLSWAQVLCEYGLQEFSIQIADFYNDMGSLVETLETLDFSSSKDVYDKYFSKMGYEFAATLFNYYVEHNKLKELFTRFPEQHTFLLRFLGSSEQYGDVAWIQDILDERYDQATNTLSQIAVGDAGLKESVGKRQFHLSIAKLSALVQDNGQLNDTKINRIQEDLDIIDGQNDLFHRISEIGIKIASRFEHTELDSVFALLAEKLKAKNCLKLELIVEMYSMLNDAEAPYCALKLLAFENNTLSHETKRFLISTVWRRCVLTEHQWSNVTDATQTVLYRVLRRFFEEELYVSGCPLPSLELLTDRALLNKAYLTELYQGLDVNLDKIHAILEKELESVQQHGHDFEDRIKSIIGTALEASGNKCPVNYESNTVEYC, encoded by the coding sequence AAGGAAGGAGATTGACACTTCCGCCGCGTTGCCTGAGAACGATGTTGAGGCCGATGATAGCACTAACTCGGTGCTAAACAACGCTAGTACTAGTGGGTATTACAGTTCTTTAATGGAGAGTTCCAATGAATGTCATCACAGCCAGGGCCGCTTCAATAATGAGAGGATTCTTACCGAGAATGATAAGTACGTGGTAAAGAGGCTGGCGCCTGACCTGTCGTCGCGGCCGCTAGAGGGCGACAAGATAGAAGGAGTCGTGGATACTtttcttggaaaagctCTTGTTGGCGACGTCAACAATCTGTACATCTGGGATTACCATTCGACCCAAAAACATGTTAATGTCTCTCGAATCCCCCTGCATCAAGAACATGAGGTACTAAATGTGGCACCAAAGTGTTTATTTACACGTCCATCAGCCATAGACGAGTCGACTCAGATGCTTATTGATGGCTCTGCAGGCTCCTCCGGTGGTGTTTGCATCATACACCGGAAAAACAGCGAATTCATATACTACGAAGATATCGAGTCGATAAACAACCTACATTTACAACTGTCGAAAAACAAAGCGCACTCGTTGAATCTGCATCTCAAAGATGGCGAGACTGTCACCATTGCTACAAATTGTGAGCCTGCAGGGATTGTTATAGCAACGTCTTTTGGAAGAGTCTTGTTCGCAACAATAAGGGACTCATCTGGTAAACCAAAGGTGCAGCTGAAACAGCAGCTCATTAAGTCCCAGCGAGGGCTTCTATTCCGTTCGTTCAGCAGATATAAAGAGGTTATATCGGTGAAAAATGGTCCGATAGttggaagaggagaaagatTGATTTATGTGGTGACAAAAGAGGGAAATTTCCAGACATGGCATCTGTCGGTTGGCATCAATTGCTTCAGGAGGGTGGAAGTGAACGTCTTCCAGCAAATATTGGACTCCTTACAGGATCTCTATCCATTTGCCCATGGCACTTTGCAGATACTTGACTCGCATCCTCTTTTTGCGGACTTAGCGTCCGCTCATTTGATTCTTTCAAGCATACAAAACGATAAAGAAACATATTACATTTTAACAACCATATTACTGGACGAGAAGACCAAAAGTTTTACTATCTTTTCCACCTATCGACTAAACACGTATGTTTTGCCCTTCGATGATAGTCATAAACCTCAGTTGTATGTTCCCAGTAGCCTCGAAGCCGAAACAAGACCGACAACAACGGTGTTCATACTGTTTTCTGACGCAGTCGTTCTGACCCAGGTGAGCTCCAATCTAGATTCGACATACTCGTTTAGAAGAAAATGGGAAGACATAATAAGTTTTCGCAGTGACGTCAAAATCATCGGTTCTGGTTTTAACTCAGAGTCTTTATATCTTATGGACAACCAAATCAGCGTATTTGAGATAAGCCTCATCGATAAAGGTGAAACTGCCAATTCGGACGACATAGGATTCATCAAATCCCATATTGACCAGGCCGTGTATTTTTCGAAAGTTTATTCTAGTCCCATCGAGTTTAATCTTCCGAAAGAGCTGACTTTAGAAAACGAGGAAGTTGAGAAGGATCTAAGGTCGTCGGGCAACGAAATTTTCTTTTCGACAGGCAAGTACATCCCGCCTATGTTGAATACCTTGGGCCAGCATCTAAGGCTACGGATGGAACTGTACGATAACTTGCTAAACTTTGTTTCTGATAATTTCAACTACAAAATATCGCCCTTCACTAAGTTAgatcttttggaaagaTATGAGATAATGAAGTGCTGTTACAGCTTGCTTGAGATACTGGAGAGATCATCAGATCTAGCTGGCATCTGGAGTTATATTTTATCAGGCTGCGAAAATGGTTTAAAAATGGAAGACTTAGTGCGCAATCATTTGGACAAGTTTCCTCATCTTTTCACTGAGTTTTTGAGTGAGGTTGCGACCCGTTCAGCCTCATTGGCATCTGACACCTTCCGAGTTGAGACTGCCCTCTTCTTGAGTAACTGTTTTTATGATGCCGTTTTGGATCAAGGTGAAAGAGTTTTAAGGTATGGTACGCTTAATTTGGATCCCTTAGAATTGAACCGGGAACTACCATGGTTTTCGAATCTCAGAATCCTAAAAGCTGTGAATAGCATCttttttgatttcaaattttctCTAACGACCGTTacagaaaaagaagaacagtGGCTCATTGTTATGATAAAGATTTTATATTACTGTTTTCATCAGGCAAATTTGTGGTTCAACGAGAGTGAAAATCGTAAAGAATCTCCTTTGTACAATGAGATTCAGGTTCTGTATGAAAGCAATCACCTGAGCTGGGCACAGGTCTTATGCGAATATGGTCTACAGGAATTTTCCATACAGATTGCCGACTTCTACAATGATATGGGATCTTTGGTAGAAACGCTAGAGACTTTAGACTTCAGCAGTTCAAAAGATGTCTACGACAAATACTTCAGTAAAATGGGCTATGAATTCGCCGCCACTCTTTTCAACTATTATGTTGAGCACAATAAGCTAAAGGAGCTTTTCACTCGTTTCCCAGAACAACATACATTCTTATTGAGATTTCTAGGAAGTTCAGAACAGTACGGCGATGTTGCCTGGATACAAGACATACTAGATGAGAGGTACGATCAAGCCACAAATACGCTATCTCAAATTGCCGTTGGAGACGCGGGTCTGAAAGAGTCGGTAGGCAAGCGGCAGTTCCACTTAAGCATTGCCAAACTGAGCGCATTAGTCCAAGATAATGGACAGCTAAACGATACCAAGATAAACAGAATACAAGAGGACTTAGATATCATAGACGGTCAGAATGATTTGTTCCACAGGATAAGCGAAATAGGAATAAAAATCGCTTCAAGATTCGAGCACACTGAGCTAGACTCAGTGTTTGCCTTGTTAGCAGAAAAACTCAAGGCGAAAAACTGCTTGAAACTAGAGTTAATCGTAGAGATGTACTCGATGCTCAATGACGCCGAGGCACCATATTGTGCTCTGAAGTTGCTCGCTTTCGAAAACAATACGCTATCTCATGAAACCAAACGCTTTTTAATTTCGACCGTCTGGAGAAGGTGCGTTTTAACCGAACACCAATGGTCCAATGTTACAGACGCAACTCAAACAGTGCTATATCGCGTCCTAAGAAGATttttcgaagaagaattATATGTCTCTGGCTGTCCCCTACCAAGTTTGGAATTGCTTACTGATAGAGCCCTCTTGAACAAGGCCTATTTAACCGAGCTGTACCAGGGCCTCGACGTCAACCTTGATAAGATCCACGCAATCCTCGAAAAAGAACTTGAGTCTGTACAGCAACACGGGcatgactttgaagatcGCATTAAATCTATTATCGGCACTGCCCTTGAAGCAAGCGGCAACAAATGTCCAGTAAACTATGAATCAAACACAGTCGAGTATTGTTAG